The Fusarium falciforme chromosome 7, complete sequence genome window below encodes:
- a CDS encoding FAD-binding PCMH-type domain-containing protein has translation MLPRIVSSLLLLASGCSATASSYKASCKCFPGDSCWPSQREWARLNSTVGGRLIATVPLGTPCHDPRYNAEECAHLQDEWLYSSIHIESSSSVMAPIFANQSCDPFQPRSRPCTLGNYVRYAVDARSPKDVAAALKFAQDKNVRFVIRNTGHDYLGRSTGAGALAVWTHNLKGTKVLNWKDKHYTGKALKVGAGIQGHEALAAANAAGLVVVTGECPSVGLAGGYVQGGGHSALSTIFGLAADNTLEFEVVTAQGKLIKASRKENSDLYWALSGGGGGNYGVVVSLTVQAHPEAKVSGAKFLVTPPKDKPDQIYDIIDAFHAALPDIVDSGVMIIYFFSDSFLQVPAMTAYKKSEAEARRILKPLAKSLAALGVTFEPTFTEFSSYYEHYDHYWGPLPAGNIQVGTQLFGGRLLPRSKLPDFSPTARQLAEMGVIFIGVGLNVSKFGGKNVNAVLPQWRDSIVQVSLTLPWDFNAPWEDMLETQHKITYEVQPVIEAATPGAGAYMNEADFQQQNWQETFFGANYNKLLKIKNKYDPKGLLYATAAVGSEAWEVADNGRMCKARR, from the exons ATGCTGCCCCGGATTGTCTCTTCCCTGCTCCTCTTGGCCAGCGGCTGCAGCGCTACGGCGTCCTCCTACAAGGCCAGCTGCAAGTGCTTCCCCGGAGACTCGTGCTGGCCGTCTCAGAGGGAATGGGCCCGCCTCAACAGCACTGTTGGAGGGCGGCTCATTGCAACGGTTCCACTGGGAACTCCTTGCCACGACCCGCGCTACAACGCTGAAGAGTGTGCACACCTGCAGGATGAATGGCTCTATTCGTCGATCCA TATCGagtcttcatcctcggtgATGGCTCCCATCTTTGCCAATCAGAGCTGTGATCCATTCCAGCCTAGATCTAGGCCTTGTACCTTGGGCAACTATGTCAGATATGCAGTCGACGCCAGATCTCCCAAGGATGTCGCTGCAGCTTTGAAGTTTGCGCAGGATAAGAATGTGCGCTTTGTGATTCGAAACACTGGCCACGACTATCTCGGCCGTTCCACAGGTGCTGGAGCCCTCGCTGTCTGGACCCATAACCTCAAGGGCACCAAGGTCTTGAACTGGAAGGACAAGCATTACACCGGCAAGGCCCTCAAGGTTGGGGCTGGTATTCAGGGTCACGAGGCACTTGCTGCCGCCAATGCTGCCGGCTTGGTCGTTGTCACTGGAGAGTGCCCTTCTGTTGGACTCGCCGGAGGCTATGTTCAAGGAGGCGGCCATTCGGCATTAAGCACCATTTTTGGTCTTGCAGCTGACAATACCCTCGAGTTCGAAGTTGTGACTGCTCAGGGTAAGCTGATCAAGGCTTCCAGAAAGGAGAACAGCGACTTGTACTGGGCTTTGAGTGGCGGCGGTGGAGGCAACTATGGCGTTGTCGTGTCCCTGACTGTTCAAGCTCaccccgaggccaaggtcagTGGCGCCAAGTTCCTCGTCACTCCTCCCAAGGACAAGCCGGATCAGATCTACGACATCATTGACGCTTTCCATGCTGCTCTGCCTGATATCGTCGACTCTGGTGTCATGATCATCTACTTCTTCTCTGACTCTTTCCTGCAGGTGCCAGCCATGACCGCCTACAAGAAGTCGGAGGCTGAGGCCAGGAGGATTCTCAAGCCGCTCGCCAAGTCTTTGGCTGCCCTGGGCGTTACGTTTGAGCCCACTTTTACGGAGTTCTCCAGCTACTATGAGCATTACGACCACTACTGGGGTCCCCTCCCTGCTGGCAACATTCAAGTCGGCACACAGCTGTTTGGTGGACGTCTGTTGCCCCGTTCCAAACTCCCTGACTTCTCTCCTACTGCACGTCAGCTTGCTGAGATGggcgtcatcttcatcggaGTCGGACTCAACGTCTCCAAGTTTGGAGGCAAGAACGTCAACGCAGTGCTGCCCCAGTGGCGAGACTCTATTGTTCAGGTCTCTCTCACTCTCCCCTGGGACTTCAACGCTCCTTGGGAGGACATGCTTGAGACGCAGCATAAGATCACTTATGAGGTCCAGCCTGTGATCGAGGCTGCTACACCGGGGGCGGGAGCGTATATGAACGAAGCCGATTTCCAGCAGCAGAATTGGCAGGAAACCTTCTTCGGTGCTAACTACAACAAGCTGCTGAAGATCAAGAACAAGTACGACCCTAAGGGTCTGCTGTATGCCACAGCTGCCGTTGGCAGTGAGGCGTGGGAGGTCGCTGACAACGGCCGGATGTGTAAGGCGAGACGGTGA